CGTACCGATTCTCCAAATGGTAACTCAGATACTTTGTACCAGCTAGGGCGTGATTGCCTCTCTCTTCAGGGTTTGTGTGACTGCAGTGTCCTGGAAGACTACGTTCCCTTCTTTTTCCCCACAGGGGTTTTTTTTCGGGGTTTTCGTAGCAGGCAGTCACACTAATCACTGCCCTTTAGGCAGGATGCAACATGAACATTGAAGCACTTTGAACAACACCAATTGGTTCACCTAGACAAGCTGACTCTCAGTCGCTTGCTTTACATTTTCGCTTTAGTTTGTTATACCCTGTCGGAGTATGGTCCTGGCAACCAGGCTACCCCATACAATCCCTGTCATTCAGACGTGATTCTTTGCTGTACCCATATCCTGCTAATCTTTCATGTTGCATTTTAAGCACTATTACTTCTTTTCGATTTAAATTAATAGGTCATGTCGCTGCATGTCTACATGAGCAGGGGCCATGTCGTCATGTCCATTTAACAATTTTTATATGACTTCGGGTAGTAACGTACAGTGAAAGTCGGTTTCTGTGTGTGGACACAGTCATCCAATTGGTTTACATGTACTCTGTCCAGCTGACTTTTTCATTGCATTTACTTGTTTTGATCACACACATCATTCGGATTTTGGTAGCCTGACTGCCCTTACAAATCCTTGGCTATGTCCATGCATGCGGAATCCTTCATGGTTCATTACACCTATTATTAATTATTCTTCTGACTATGCGAGCAGGGGCCATGTAGTCATAGTATATAGTACTGTGTTTATTTACTGGGTCACTTGTAACTAGGGTCTTGTTTGGCCTTTATACTATGGTAATCTGCTCTTGTCAACATCACAGATACTACCCATCGGTACTTGTAAACCAAGCAATAGGCTTTTTGCTTGAAGTGGGTCATAATGAGTAATTGGCCAACTTTCAGCTGGCGCTGTTTGCACTCctgaaatacatgtagatcATATATTTAAGGAATTTGGCAATTTTATTACAATGtaaattagagcggttttcaattgagtgtcgaaagtaattagttaattactttggtttatgattacttcactcagtgattggttcaaagttctcgcgccactttttcaaccaatcagaagtgaaaccaaaaccaattgtggctcgcgcgtgcacattttcccgcgctttgtgacggctacgtgtaattacttcgagttttgattggtttactggattgtctccgtcctttttgattggccaaagtaattactttggttttggttttacgacactcattcgaaaaccgctctattcttCCTATTATTGTATTTTGAATTGAGAACAAGTGACATTCTTCTTATGCAATAAGTGTTTCCTCTCCAGTGAAAATTTCCAAGGATTATTTTTAAAACCCATTCAGCCAAGCTGGCTGTCATTTTCTCAGTGGTATGCTACATGTAGGTTTCAATGCCAGACAACTTGGGCTTGTATCACATGTTGGTGTCGCTAACAAAATCGAAGGTTACCAATCTCAGACTAGAATCATTTTTGGCACCTCTTTTTCTTGTTCTAAGTCTTATCTACGTGTCTAAAATCTACATCGTGTACTGTACATTAGAATGCCGACTACATGAACCACCACTATTTGGGAAATTATACTTGCTGCCTATTGTAGTCAAGTATCATAGTTACTTTAATGGGTTACCACTAGTGTTTTTATCTCTCTATTCTATATCATCAATACACATTACTTAGTTTACGTGTAGATTGCCATATGAGCAGGGGCCATGTAGCTTGAACATGATTATTACTTATGCCTAGGCGCTTCTTACCCTTCTCAGTTAGGTGTCTGTGTGAGCATGAGGCCAtgcagttatttttctttattactaCAGTTAATTGTAATCTGTTTAGTTTGCAATTTCAGGTTTTGTTTATTGTTACTTCTGCTTTATCGTGCAAGTTTCATTATTATGCTTCTTTTGTTAAGGTGACTACTTGAGCAGGGGCCATGTAGTGAAATTGGTTTCTTCTTTTGTACCTTAACCTTCTTCTTGTGTTGGCAAGGGTTTTGCTGATCTGGCCTCGGGTGGGGGGCCCTTTCACTCGTTCCTCGCTCAGGGCTTTGGCGTGTGTcccctcacctttgctggggtcatgtcttctatatttgggtatttcctaggttaccatgctgattttcaataaacggcctagcccatcagggcttggccaaaatatcccaaatATTTGTGGTATTATTTGTGTCCCAGCAAACGGAGCTCGCCCAGAGCAAtgccttgccaacaatatcagtcaGACTGTATGAAGCATGTCAGGCCTAAATAGTATTACCGAAGAAATATCATACCTCTTTCCCGCTTTAAACTCTTATAATCAACGATCCTTCGGTCGTTCCGAATGAAAGGTAGTATTAACACTACCAGGTATTGTGAACATGAAATGATGACCTAAGTCATGCAATATCTAAAAGGACATCATCCGTTACACCATGAAAGGGAAGTATCTAACGGCAATGACATACTACTTTCCTATACAGCTCAAGTTTGCATAAAGTAATCAGAAAATAACGTAAGCCTACAGCTAAAATATTCAGTTGGTGAAATGATCAAACAAAGCAGCATGTTGCGTACAAAACTATTGCTTAAAGCTGTTGTTCCATGTCTTTTAGCAGAGGCCTTTAGTGTCGTTTGTCAGCACCATTAGTTCTCCATTCTCAATTCGTGTTTCTTTCTTATGCCGACAGTAGAAAAACTGTTTAATTTTGCCACTTTCACTGCTGATTGAACAAGGGGTATTTCCTCCGACCCTTCCAAGGTACAGGGATCCCTCGGTGTCGCTCAACCCCACAATCACAGAATTAGGTGGCACGGGATCACCACTTCGCGCTCGCAACCATTGATGGCCGTTTGTCTTCAGTAATGCACCAGATCCAAAGGCATCCAAGTCCGGCCCTACCCACTTGTCACACTGGTCATTGCTGGAGGTAACAATGCAAGGTATACGCCCGTGGACCCGGCCGAAGTAAGCAGCCCCATTTATTTCCTCACTATCAGCTTTAATCAAATACCTCCTTTCTGGTAATTTGTCGCCCGTTTTGGCCGCAAGCCAGACTGGTTCAGGGTTTTCCTGAGTAAGATAAAATACTTCCTCAGAGGTACTCCCCCAAGTACTCCTTATAAACAGACATCCAAAATTCATGTAATCTACTTCCTTATCGATAAACCGCAGCTTTGAGTTGGCGTACAAGGACGCAAATAAACGCCGACTGCTATCCAGATTTCGGTCCATCCCAATCACAAAGGGCATAGGCTTAATACGCGGAGGAATCGGACAGAATTCCCATCGCATCAGAAATGCTCGTAAAGATGATTCATCCGCTACAGCTCCGGTCCACTGTTGGTGGATATCCACACCTAGATTATTAATTCGTTGTGGATGTAGGCGGATATAAACGTTGTCGACACATTGATTGGTAACGTAAATGTCGTACATGGTAATCTGTAAAGCGAGAGGGACAAAGTAATCCAGAGCTCGACTTTGATAAACGTATGTGCAATAGACCTGTCCACGGTTTCTGGCGCCATTTGTTTTGGGGAAAGCAAGGCTAatattacagtaaatgtatgggattttggccaacTTTGAACGGAGGTTGCATTTTGGCAGcgaaaatgtcttttaaaaggcATTTGTACTGAGATTTTCCTAAGTATAAATAgcagattcaggctacaacgaccGTAAACGAATTTTAAGATTTCATACAAAACCTAATCAAGGGCCGCGAAAAATAGAAGCCACATGAGAAgatttacaattttaatttgcCGACGTCTTGCCTTCTTGAATGGCCTAATTTTGAGTTGGATAAATGATATcgataaaactatttaaaatagTGGCAAATGTTAGCAATCCTCCTCCTTGTAGCGATgttacagcggttcaaagtcgacATACATTTAACGTACATTTAGCCATATGTGCCCCCCAAACAAAGTAGCGCCAGAAACCATGGAAAGGTCTATTATATACAAGAAGATTAGGAGCGCAGTTAATCAGTTCCATAAACGTCGATGAAGATTGGTGTTCAAATTGAAACAGAATGTTGAAACTGGGCTGCTTACCTTGTAGCTCTGCCTTAAGAACATGAAGAGAGCGAAGGTGACATTTATCGCTTCCTAAATTAACAAATACGTACGCACTTCCGCCTAGATAACTTTCATGTTCTCGTtacttttaagaaatttaatgagTGAAAATGTTCTTCAGACCATTGTCTCATTTCAGGTAAGTGAAATATATTATATATGCCGTATTATATGTATCTGAGAGTTTGAATACTTGGAAGTTGCTGAATTTTATTGAATTCTATTTTGATCttatagatcacagaagacatcAAAATGAGGtgagaacatcagtgacacacgagcctcacttttcttttcttaccatattttgacgtcatctgtgatctacaATGGCTGGTTCATGAGCATGACGAGCATGAGCATcgttctcgtcaccagagcctcgggtcgacccaaggctctgggaaactctgtgtaggagaacattcgccgtagggttcttatagccaaaaattggctatttgagccTCACGgagcctgctcactcctcgtgctaacataaATGCTAATCTcgcacccagatctcactctgtcactggaaatgtgagatctggtaaagttcgacagtacaccatttttcattggctactaaaaaagttgcggcaatgcaatctacgctccgattggcttatttgacggggcacttaatgaaggtttggttttcgcaagctcatgtgctgttttgaataaatgtcagttgtgcggatcGAGGAaagtttacagttgaggaaaatcattttaaaaatttgcgacgtttgtgtaaatggtaccgacgaaagccccacgtaccctgccactcgaataaagttttgcgtacgcagaaactaataaattcaagttgaagtatgtaatttatcaaaacagtatttctcgttcttaaagcgtgcctcgcgaattaagtagtggtcaattgtgaattttactgttagattaactacatttttcacgagatcgtgtcaagaaaatagcgctcgtttcagtgattaggtctaaacactctttaacattttcgctttcaatttccagtttggctaactacacttttcacaagattgagtgaagaaaatagcactcgtttactgattaagccaaagcgttagtttcagtgattaggcctaaaccctttttaacattttagctttcaatttacagtttggctaactacacttttcacgagatcgtgtgaagaaaatagcactcgtgtattgattaagcccaagcgctcgtttcagtgattctgagttgctccgacaataagacaatctcgaccgttcaaaaacaatcgcctgtagcacttctttctgtttcggcttaagtttaaggtttccttgtgctctacccaaaagaatctcttcaagaatactctcgaaatccatgtttattccgcaaaatcacccaaaatcacaacagagagtacgaacatgcgcagtgatagaaaaacccgtatttcgggcctcgctggcactgagcatgctcgaaatcgaactttaccagatcttccttccgtatgaccgtggaagatctgggtacgagattacatAAATGCACGAATTAGAatcgcttttgattgttcttcacgaaaaccaatgagaagacactttgtttcagggttccccagtagcatgttctctaccttgaattgacgattatcgttaattgttaatttgctttcaatttactattatcgttatttcagaacactgaaagcttgatatggattatgggaaatgaacatatttcttttaaaagccaaaccctaatgtctggactcgcaggactcgaacctgggaacgtgtaattaaaccccttcacttaaccactagactaccacatcactaactgctaggatgtcattttttattaaagtcaataattttttcttccaaaagtgctgctgtaaacgtgtattaacagccgctaagaagcaagcttacacagtgaaaaatgtcggttaccaaacttcaagagaaagctaaccattttaaaatcaagctttagacttaaccattattcagcaatgattttatatatatactaattagttttggtaaataatcggcatacttttagtcagttgatctttagtggttaagtggataaaaacagatccttcgaagtgggtgctccgggtttaaatcctgtccaggggctgcttttacttatttctttttatttgctaccacaagtcctgggacacagtgttctgaaataacgataatagtaaattgaaagcaaattaacaattaacgataatcgtcaattcagggtagagaacatgttgtccccagagctcttctctccctcggtcaagagaagagctctggggtcgagatggGCATGAGGATAAGCAGTAGACGCAGTAAAGTGTTGTTATGAAGTGCCTTTTGTCCTAACTAAACTGAACGCGGCATGGAATCATCCAAACCTACAGATAAAGATGTAGTTTCGATTTCGGGTCAAATAAAGAGGAACCCTCTACTCGGCCCTCGCGATGATAAACAGTTGATGGTGGCGAAGATGACATATGAAAGACTTATTGAAAGCAATGACACCCACTTCGTTTAGACCCTGATTTACAAGATGGCACATGACAGAGTTTTGTTGTGTTAAGACGCTTGGGCCGGGGTGCTATATGGAAAACAACAAGTGTTAAGTTGTCAATGCTTAGGCGATGATTACAAAGTTCTATCTCAGGGAAATTCGACGCACTGATAGGCAATAAACTACGGAGTCCTCCGGAAATTTGGGATCGTAGGTGCATAATTCCCTAACACTGATGAGCAGCgtctttatctttcttttgAGAACCACGCTTAATTTATTTTGTATATTTGAAGGGAGGAAATCTACCGTCAGTTGAGAGCTGTCAgttgagatagctctgttttggtATTTATCAATACAATTTTCTGGCGGGTTTCTGACAGTGCCACAGCGAACAGATAACTGCAGCTCATTCACTTGTACAGCTAATTAATGCCACAATGCCACTAGTTTTATTCGCAAAACTCAAATTTGCAGACAAACGTGCTAATAAATGTATCAGAATGACTCCAAAGTTCGGCGTAAAAAGGAAAATGTATAttgtaataaaattattgagaGGAAAACTTCATGTTATAATGAATATTGGAGAATAATCACTCTCTTCTAAATTCCCTAACACCACCATAGACGTACGTGACCTCGACGTAAAGGACTTAACACCAAATGCTAATGCATACTCACTGCATGGAGGCCTCACCGCGGCATGTtcattgaataaaaaatacaacaacTGTAAAAGAGGCATACTACAAACTTGAAATAGCTCATGAAAAGAGAACCTTACCGAGAGAACCGACGAGCATACATAGGAGGAAAGACCCCCACCGCGCTCGTAGCAGAATGACTATGGACAGACAATGGACACTAATCTTGGTAATGTCTGCGAATTCTCTAAAGGCGTCTTTAATAAGATCTCTAGCTCTTGTACAACTCATTCCCTGGCTCCGTACTTTCTCTTCTGACCGCGGGAGAAGAAAAGCTCCAAACAAAGGTAAATTTTGAGATAGGTCGATTTGCGCAGATGAGATGTAGTCCTCTAGCATTGTTTAGGGCGTTGACAACTCTGACCTCGCGATAAAGATCAACACCCGCCGTCTTGGAACTGGACAGTCTTGGATGACTCTAGGAAAATGGAAACAAATGAAAGGAACTTACTGACATCCCAGATCTTTAAAAAAGAATAATTCACtaaaacgggaaaaaaaccCGCTAACCAATGAGACATAAAGCAACAGATCTGAGAtccaaaagaaaaggaacttgtCTGTCAGGGGTCAGACAGCTATTTGTGACGCCAAAGCCGACTGAGTTCGATGAGAGTTGCTCTATAAGGTCTAAACTAGAGTATAAACGGCGGTTAAAATGGCGTTCTTCTGAGCCATTAAAATAGCATCCAAATCGGGAGGGATGGCTGAAGATGAAGCAGAGTTCTGCTCACCCATAAGTCGCGATAAGTTGAAAGTAGATTTCACAAGTAAGAGTAAGAGCCCTCAGAGAAACACCAAGAGGAATGATTTACATTCGACACTCCCTTAAATACTCTTACCCAATCCCTTGATAGTTCATAACGAAGAGagcatattttcccgctaatTTTATCAAAAACGTGGAAAATTCCGAGTACAATTAGCTTGACTCTGTTCTTGTACGTTTAATTTCTTAACCGTAAACCGCCAGAGAAATGTGAATGAAACCGCAAACCGGCACTCAAAATTGGCTTAAACCGCCAAACTGCCAGACTATAATAGACCCTCATTGAAGGGCACAGTGAAGAGGACGTTAAAATGTCATCCACATATTCTACAAGAAATCAATGACACACAATGCGCATTATTGTTCTTCAAACACTTCAAATGAATGAAACACAACTGCATTTTGTCCAAAACTGAATGCATGTACTCACGATAGTGGGTGGAATTGGTACCTTCCATTCAACTTGTTCTCCAAGCTTAAATTTGGGGAATGTGACCTCTTTGTCTTCCTGTCTCCCTCTTAACATTCCCATTAAAATGAAGGCTAGTTATTAAAACGTTAAGATGTGCCAGATAGACAAgtaaaagtaataatttattcgGAGTCCACAGCACTTTCTGTAGGCTCACATTACTCATATCATTTTATATTGCtgtgtttttcctctgtcctcCCAGTTAGAGTAAAATACAGGAAAAAAACAGTGGCTCAGGCTTAAGTctcgaattaaaaaaaaattagcaatGAGTTCTTTACAGCAGTTAGACTTCAGAGAAATTATGTGATTGAACCATGGTAACTCAAGTACGTGTGTGCTCTGCTTCCAATATCATGGCCCAGAGGTAGAAGTAAGCTAACGTGCAATATGTGACAAGCCAAGCAAAGCGGAACTGAGTGGATAATTTTAGGGTGCCAATGATTAAGATTGGCATTGAAACCCTTCCAAGAAGTTGGTTTGGGTAACTGGCGAAAGCTTTTTTATGTCGCAGAGACATTGTTTGCTGGTGAGGATTAATGACAGCTTCTCATATGCCACTGTAACTAAAATGTGAATAATGATGATAAAGAAAAATAGGATGACATATTTTataggacggtgcctactaattcaaaggtttttttgcggggtttatgaatatgcggaaaaagcagatcttaacagtcaagtgttgttgttttttttgtttttgttattttattttatttttattttttataatttatttttattccacaCACACACAGAACAAACAACTTACTTACAGGATAGACATATTTAGATATTTACAGTAAAACAGTATACATTGCTTCCCATACTGAAAAGGAAATCAGAGCATTAAAGTTTAAGGGCTGTCGGTTTTAAGGCTGTTGTGAAAAGGCGGTGAAGGATTTGTTGGTTTAGGAACTTATCAAGgtaaaagaagcaagaaaaaagagcagttttctaaattaaagttttcagtaattCCCACTTCGTTTGTAAGGTGCCTGCAGCCTTTTGTTCAAATAGATAGGTCGACTTAAGATATCTGAAAAAGCCATCAACCTTTGGTagcgttttattgtttttacaaatccagaTATAATGTCTTGCTAAAAGGAGgcaaaaattcatttgacaatgatttttGGAGGAGTCTAGCATCAAACCTAATGCTATAAGAAGATTGAATTGGTAGTTTTCTGGAATAATCTGAGACGAAATAAAGCGTTGTATTAAGAAGGTCCAAAAAGCGGTCACTCTGGGACAGGACCAAAAGAGGTGACTAAGTTTTTCTGGTTCATCTTTGCAAAACTGAGGAGCAGTTTGGGTCGCCCTGTAGGCCGATTTTAACTACAAATTCGTTAGTTGCTATTCGTCGGTGCAAAACCTTGAACTGGAATTCGAGAAGTCTTGTGCTTGTACAGCACTTAAAAGCTAGTTGGTAAGTATCATGCCTTCTTCAATAGCCTTTACATTTAAATAAGGTAGCGGTGATAAGATATAAACAAGTCGCTAGACAACAAGGCTTTTAAGTACTGCTATTTTACCCATTAGTGTCAGTCTGCGGTAGTTCCAGCTGCTTAATATATTCCTGACTTTTACAAGTTTTTCGTCATAATTGAAATCAGTGGTTTCCTGCGGGTGAACTGAAAGCCAGATTCCTAGAGTTTTCGTTTTGTATTTTGGCCATTTAAAATTCCTCTCAGGAAAAGGAACATCACTGCTCCCACATTTTGCTCCAATCCATAGTGCCTCTGTTTTTTTATCATTCAATTTCAAACCTGAAACTTTGCAAAAGTCGTCCAGAGTTTGAAGGCAAGCTTTTTATTTAGAGAATCCCTTGATCCATCTAGTATTAAcgttgtgtcatcagcatattgaCTTAACCGTTAAGTTCATTA
The Montipora capricornis isolate CH-2021 chromosome 10, ASM3666992v2, whole genome shotgun sequence genome window above contains:
- the LOC138019557 gene encoding uncharacterized protein — protein: MFLRQSYKITMYDIYVTNQCVDNVYIRLHPQRINNLGVDIHQQWTGAVADESSLRAFLMRWEFCPIPPRIKPMPFVIGMDRNLDSSRRLFASLYANSKLRFIDKEVDYMNFGCLFIRSTWGSTSEEVFYLTQENPEPVWLAAKTGDKLPERRYLIKADSEEINGAAYFGRVHGRIPCIVTSSNDQCDKWVGPDLDAFGSGALLKTNGHQWLRARSGDPVPPNSVIVGLSDTEGSLYLGRVGGNTPCSISSESGKIKQFFYCRHKKETRIENGELMVLTNDTKGLC